From the genome of Methanorbis furvi, one region includes:
- a CDS encoding universal stress protein, with amino-acid sequence MFSKILVAIDGSDISRRAFSRGIDIAKQNKAELHVIYVIESGIVSPAPVDTTWELIYERFEKEGHEVIAELVEDAKKKSITVEPHIEAGHAGDTILDTAEKIGADLIIIGSLGKSKLDRLLLGSVSTYVVNYGKTNVMIVRT; translated from the coding sequence ATGTTTTCAAAAATACTTGTAGCAATTGACGGATCTGACATCAGCCGCCGTGCATTTTCGCGGGGAATCGATATCGCAAAGCAGAATAAAGCAGAGCTTCACGTCATCTATGTAATTGAATCCGGAATTGTCAGCCCCGCCCCGGTTGACACCACATGGGAACTGATTTACGAGAGATTCGAAAAGGAAGGTCATGAAGTTATTGCCGAGCTGGTTGAGGACGCAAAGAAAAAGAGCATCACCGTCGAACCACATATTGAAGCTGGGCACGCGGGCGACACAATCCTTGACACAGCAGAAAAAATCGGTGCTGACTTAATCATCATCGGATCCCTTGGCAAATCCAAACTTGACCGCCTGCTGCTCGGCAGCGTCTCCACCTATGTGGTCAACTACGGCAAGACCAATGTCATGATCGTGCGGACCTGA
- a CDS encoding universal stress protein yields MFSKILVALDGSEISRLAFTRAMEFAKEDSAELHAVVVVNTPHLWKDESPANQTKSESDAKTLLDEIEVLAKEADLKFIPHLVSGHPGDRIVTIADEIESDLIVIGSLGKSHLDRLLLGSVSSYVTQYSKRNIIVIRN; encoded by the coding sequence ATGTTTTCCAAAATACTTGTGGCGCTGGACGGCTCGGAGATCAGCCGTCTGGCATTTACCCGGGCTATGGAGTTTGCAAAAGAGGACTCTGCAGAACTCCACGCGGTTGTGGTTGTAAACACCCCGCACCTATGGAAAGACGAAAGCCCTGCCAACCAGACAAAATCTGAGTCGGATGCAAAAACACTGTTGGACGAAATTGAGGTACTCGCCAAAGAAGCAGACCTGAAGTTCATACCGCATCTGGTATCCGGCCATCCGGGAGACCGCATCGTCACCATCGCCGACGAGATCGAGTCCGACCTGATCGTCATAGGATCACTCGGCAAATCCCATCTTGACCGCCTGCTGCTCGGCAGCGTCTCTTCATATGTGACGCAGTACAGCAAAAGAAACATCATCGTCATTCGCAACTGA
- a CDS encoding TATA-box-binding protein codes for MDGKTYDSLKIENIVASGVIADEINLADIAEKIDGCELNTKRFPGAVYRIDEPRMASLIFSSGKVVLTGIRNESALQDGLEIILKSLKEAGVKTLDVPKVAVTNIVCSYDIGKFINLNRVVATLSLEAIEYEPEQFPGLVYRIKDPKIVALLFSSGKIILTGGKNLDDVRRGLDFLEERLENILKEQK; via the coding sequence ATGGATGGGAAAACATACGATTCGCTGAAGATCGAAAATATTGTTGCGTCCGGCGTAATCGCAGATGAGATTAACCTGGCAGATATTGCCGAGAAAATTGACGGGTGCGAACTCAATACGAAACGGTTCCCGGGCGCGGTGTACCGCATTGATGAGCCGAGAATGGCGTCGCTGATCTTCTCCTCAGGAAAAGTTGTGCTTACCGGTATCAGAAACGAGTCCGCGCTTCAGGATGGTCTTGAGATCATTCTGAAGTCTCTGAAAGAGGCAGGCGTGAAAACGCTTGATGTTCCAAAGGTTGCGGTGACGAACATTGTCTGTTCGTACGATATCGGGAAGTTTATCAATCTGAATCGCGTGGTTGCAACGCTGTCCCTTGAGGCTATCGAGTACGAGCCGGAACAGTTCCCGGGCCTTGTCTACCGGATTAAGGATCCGAAGATTGTTGCCCTCCTGTTCTCGTCAGGAAAGATCATTCTGACCGGCGGAAAAAATCTTGATGATGTCCGCCGCGGTCTTGATTTCCTCGAGGAACGTCTGGAAAATATCTTAAAAGAGCAAAAATAA
- a CDS encoding AMP-binding protein has translation MTETQDTPKIGGNIGDYDETYRTFSIDVPKHYNFAFDVVDAWAKKDRNHLAMIWVNQAGVEKKFTFWDMMIHSNEAANILMKFGIQKGDRVLLMLPRVPEWWFLVLGIMKLGAVFCPSPHMLTVKDIAYRTRVGNFKMVITDSENMAKVDEVAADCPHLQLRMIVDDKPGERLQTPWIGYQNELLYPAPVTTTLVSSAGRRIHAADPMLIYFTSGTTKDPKMVLHDYGHPLGQTVTAKFWHDLTEYDVHFTVSDTGWAKCGWGKIYGQWICGACIFVYDYRAKFHATELLPLIERYGITSFCAPPTIYRMLIIADLKKFSFKELRTCTSAGEPLNPEVIRIWKEGTGLTIREGYGQTETCCCVATLPGMEVKQGSMGKPVPGWHVQLHDDEGKEVPQGETGRIAISLNPRPAGLIREYVDNPEENAAMFVNGWYYTGDKAYLDDDGYFWFVGRNDDVIKSSGYRISPFEVESTLLEHPSVKESAVVGSPDSIRGMVIKAFIVLHEGYKPSEKLVKDIQEYVKRTTAPYKYPRLIEFVPELPKTISGKIKRAELRNQEMKRFEEENGDS, from the coding sequence ATGACAGAAACGCAGGACACCCCAAAGATTGGGGGAAATATTGGCGATTATGACGAAACGTATCGAACGTTTTCGATTGACGTGCCAAAACACTATAACTTCGCGTTTGATGTGGTTGATGCCTGGGCAAAAAAGGATCGCAACCACTTGGCAATGATCTGGGTGAACCAGGCAGGGGTGGAGAAAAAGTTCACCTTCTGGGACATGATGATCCATTCAAACGAAGCAGCAAATATACTGATGAAGTTCGGTATCCAGAAAGGGGACCGGGTTCTTCTCATGCTGCCGCGTGTCCCTGAGTGGTGGTTTTTGGTCCTCGGCATTATGAAGCTCGGAGCGGTTTTCTGTCCGTCTCCCCACATGCTGACGGTGAAGGATATTGCGTACCGGACTCGGGTGGGTAACTTTAAGATGGTTATCACCGACAGCGAGAATATGGCAAAGGTCGACGAGGTTGCAGCAGACTGTCCGCATCTTCAGCTCCGCATGATTGTGGATGATAAACCGGGCGAGCGTCTGCAGACGCCGTGGATCGGTTACCAGAATGAACTGCTCTATCCTGCCCCGGTGACGACGACTCTTGTCAGCAGTGCAGGCCGCAGGATTCATGCAGCAGACCCGATGCTGATCTACTTCACTTCCGGTACAACAAAGGATCCGAAAATGGTTCTGCATGACTACGGCCACCCGCTCGGCCAGACTGTTACTGCCAAGTTCTGGCATGATTTAACCGAGTATGATGTGCACTTCACGGTCTCGGACACCGGATGGGCAAAGTGCGGCTGGGGTAAGATCTATGGCCAGTGGATCTGCGGTGCCTGTATTTTTGTCTACGATTACCGGGCGAAGTTCCATGCAACTGAGCTTCTGCCGCTTATTGAGCGGTATGGTATCACGTCGTTTTGTGCGCCGCCGACGATTTACCGGATGCTGATTATTGCGGATCTGAAGAAGTTCTCGTTCAAGGAGCTTCGGACCTGTACGAGTGCGGGCGAGCCGCTGAATCCTGAGGTTATCCGTATCTGGAAGGAGGGGACCGGTCTTACTATCCGCGAGGGGTATGGTCAGACCGAGACCTGCTGCTGTGTTGCGACGCTGCCCGGAATGGAAGTGAAACAGGGTTCGATGGGCAAGCCGGTTCCGGGCTGGCATGTTCAGCTGCATGATGATGAGGGCAAGGAGGTTCCGCAAGGAGAGACCGGCAGGATTGCGATCTCTTTGAATCCAAGGCCGGCAGGTCTTATCCGCGAGTATGTGGATAATCCTGAAGAGAATGCGGCGATGTTTGTGAACGGCTGGTATTATACCGGTGACAAGGCATATCTTGATGATGACGGTTACTTCTGGTTTGTCGGCAGGAATGATGATGTGATCAAGAGCTCTGGCTACCGCATCAGTCCGTTCGAGGTTGAATCCACGCTTCTTGAGCATCCGTCGGTGAAGGAGAGCGCTGTGGTCGGCAGCCCGGACTCTATCCGCGGTATGGTGATTAAGGCGTTCATCGTTTTGCACGAGGGATACAAGCCTTCGGAGAAGTTGGTGAAGGATATTCAGGAGTATGTAAAACGAACAACCGCACCATACAAATATCCGCGGCTGATCGAATTTGTTCCTGAACTTCCAAAGACGATCTCCGGTAAGATCAAGCGGGCGGAGCTGCGCAATCAGGAGATGAAGCGGTTCGAGGAAGAAAACGGCGACAGCTGA
- the hisB gene encoding imidazoleglycerol-phosphate dehydratase HisB: protein MTRRAEFSRVTKETAIDLMFDPDVSGEITIDTGLAFLDHMLNAFARHGGFSLKVSAKGDLDVDCHHTIEDIGIVLGKAVCQSVGEGRGIKRFSHAIIPMDESRATVAIDVSGRGYLVMDGAFTGIVTGGIQNDLFEHFFYSLCVHAGITAHVIFSGVNDHHKCEAIFKAFGVALGESLAIVPGRDDVPSTKGTL, encoded by the coding sequence ATGACAAGAAGAGCTGAGTTTTCCCGTGTTACAAAAGAGACCGCAATTGATCTGATGTTTGATCCTGATGTTTCAGGTGAGATTACGATTGATACCGGTCTTGCATTTTTGGATCATATGCTGAATGCGTTCGCCCGCCACGGCGGTTTTTCCCTGAAGGTTTCGGCGAAAGGCGATCTAGATGTGGACTGCCATCACACGATTGAGGATATCGGCATTGTCCTTGGAAAGGCAGTTTGTCAGTCGGTCGGCGAGGGGCGCGGTATCAAGCGGTTTTCGCATGCGATTATTCCAATGGATGAGTCGCGGGCGACTGTGGCGATTGATGTTTCCGGACGCGGGTATCTGGTGATGGATGGTGCATTCACAGGAATTGTTACGGGCGGTATCCAGAATGATCTGTTCGAGCATTTCTTCTACAGTCTCTGTGTGCATGCAGGCATTACTGCGCATGTGATCTTTTCCGGCGTGAATGATCACCACAAGTGCGAGGCGATCTTTAAGGCGTTCGGCGTTGCTTTGGGTGAGAGCCTTGCAATTGTTCCGGGCCGCGATGATGTCCCGAGTACGAAAGGGACACTCTGA
- the hisA gene encoding 1-(5-phosphoribosyl)-5-[(5-phosphoribosylamino)methylideneamino]imidazole-4-carboxamide isomerase, with protein sequence MEIFPAVDVLRGMCVQLVQGERSTATVYGTPLENAKKWISLGAKNLHVVNLDGAFSASSENARVIREVVSETDVFVQVGGGIRSIADARGWLDAGVDRIIVSTFATKEPQSISALAKEFGSDRIMAGVDARAGEIAVSGWQETAGDYIEWAQLFEQLGAGSLLYTNVDVEGLQAGIAAEPVKALIDAVSVPVVVAGGVSSTADVLALKSFGAFGCVLGSSLYSGKISLQDALKEAEV encoded by the coding sequence ATGGAAATTTTCCCTGCAGTTGATGTTCTGCGCGGTATGTGCGTTCAGTTGGTGCAGGGTGAGCGGTCTACGGCGACAGTATACGGAACTCCTCTTGAGAACGCAAAAAAATGGATCAGTCTTGGAGCAAAAAATCTCCATGTGGTGAATCTTGATGGTGCGTTCTCGGCGTCTTCAGAAAATGCCCGGGTTATCCGTGAGGTTGTTTCTGAGACTGATGTGTTTGTGCAGGTCGGCGGCGGCATCCGTAGTATTGCGGATGCCCGCGGCTGGCTGGATGCAGGTGTTGACCGGATTATTGTGAGCACGTTTGCCACCAAAGAGCCGCAGTCGATCTCGGCTCTTGCAAAGGAGTTCGGCTCTGACCGGATTATGGCAGGCGTTGATGCACGTGCCGGTGAGATTGCGGTTTCCGGCTGGCAGGAGACGGCTGGCGACTATATCGAGTGGGCACAGCTGTTTGAGCAGCTTGGTGCAGGCTCTCTTTTGTACACGAATGTGGATGTGGAGGGTCTGCAGGCAGGTATTGCGGCAGAGCCGGTGAAGGCTCTGATTGATGCGGTGTCTGTTCCGGTGGTTGTTGCCGGCGGTGTGAGTTCGACTGCTGATGTTTTGGCGCTGAAAAGTTTCGGCGCTTTTGGCTGCGTGCTCGGGTCGTCGCTTTACAGCGGCAAAATCAGTCTGCAGGACGCGCTGAAGGAGGCAGAGGTATGA
- the hisG gene encoding ATP phosphoribosyltransferase encodes MSTSSKIRLAIPNKGRIAEPINDLMNRSGIHIQMSASRQLIAKTVDPQIEVLFVRPIDIPEYVAKGVADIGITGIDMVAERGSDVSIMLDLKFGSARLVLAVPEKSPVQSVKDLSGLRIATEFPGICRRYFADAGVDVTLIEVSGACEAAPQLGVADAIVDLTSSGTTLEINKLRIVDEIISSTTNVIANHESLKEKHEKIEEILLAFESVIAAKGQCYLMLNVDKSKLDDVRRLIPGLGGPTIMDIAGSGAVAVHAVVPHVRVYQLINQLKRAGARDVLVLDITRMVR; translated from the coding sequence ATGTCAACGTCATCCAAAATCCGGCTTGCCATCCCGAACAAGGGACGGATCGCCGAGCCGATCAATGATCTGATGAACAGGTCCGGCATTCACATCCAGATGAGTGCGTCCCGGCAGCTGATCGCAAAGACGGTTGATCCGCAGATTGAGGTGCTGTTCGTCAGACCGATCGATATCCCTGAGTATGTGGCAAAAGGTGTTGCCGATATCGGCATCACCGGCATTGACATGGTCGCAGAACGCGGGTCTGATGTTTCGATCATGCTGGATCTGAAGTTCGGATCCGCACGGCTGGTGCTTGCAGTTCCAGAAAAGTCTCCGGTACAGTCGGTCAAGGACCTTTCAGGTCTGCGGATTGCAACCGAGTTCCCCGGTATCTGCCGGAGATACTTTGCGGACGCGGGCGTTGATGTGACGCTGATTGAAGTCAGCGGCGCATGCGAGGCTGCTCCGCAGCTTGGTGTTGCGGACGCGATTGTGGATCTGACCTCGTCAGGAACAACTCTTGAGATCAACAAGCTTCGGATTGTTGATGAGATCATCAGCAGTACGACGAATGTTATTGCAAATCATGAATCTCTCAAAGAGAAGCATGAAAAGATTGAGGAGATTCTCCTTGCGTTTGAGAGCGTGATTGCGGCAAAGGGTCAGTGTTATCTGATGCTGAATGTGGACAAGTCCAAGCTTGATGATGTGCGGCGTTTGATCCCCGGTCTTGGCGGTCCGACGATTATGGATATTGCAGGTTCCGGCGCGGTTGCGGTGCATGCGGTGGTTCCGCATGTGCGTGTGTATCAGCTGATCAATCAGCTGAAACGTGCAGGCGCCCGCGATGTTCTGGTTCTTGATATTACGAGGATGGTGCGGTAG
- a CDS encoding methionine adenosyltransferase: MKRNISVKHLSQTPIEKQKVELVERKCIGHPDSLADGVAEAVSRALCKEYMAECDGGVLHHNTDQGEVVAGESAPAFGGGKIVKPIYFLLTGRATRNFGNHVFATDAIAVEAARDYLSTTIPTFDMNRDVIVDCRMGSGSTDLCDVFNTKKGHTAVPRANDTSFGVGHAPFSQVEQIILGLDEYIANEFRPKNPMLGYDIKLMGLREINTITITVAAAMVDRYCSDITDYVEMKAKMEESFTQVARKYTDRKVKIEINTADIIRKKSTSVFLTVNGTSAEMGDDGSVGRGNRCNGLITPNRPMSMEATSGKNPINHIGKIYNLLSTEIAREACQKVDGIEEMYVRLLSQIGHPIDYPLVASVQCITKRGYDFKEYQTEVEEIVNHRLENISDITRLVIDGKLKTF, translated from the coding sequence GTGAAGAGAAATATCAGCGTCAAGCATCTCTCGCAGACCCCTATTGAAAAACAGAAAGTCGAACTTGTTGAACGCAAATGCATCGGCCACCCGGACAGCCTTGCTGACGGTGTTGCAGAAGCTGTTTCCCGCGCACTCTGCAAGGAGTACATGGCTGAATGTGACGGCGGCGTACTGCACCACAACACTGATCAGGGCGAAGTTGTCGCAGGCGAGTCTGCCCCTGCCTTCGGCGGCGGAAAAATTGTAAAACCGATCTATTTCCTCCTCACCGGAAGAGCAACCCGCAACTTCGGCAACCATGTTTTCGCAACCGATGCAATTGCCGTTGAGGCAGCGCGCGACTATCTCAGCACCACGATTCCGACCTTTGACATGAACCGTGATGTCATCGTCGACTGTCGTATGGGATCCGGTTCAACCGATCTCTGTGATGTGTTCAACACAAAGAAAGGTCACACCGCTGTTCCGCGTGCAAACGACACCTCCTTTGGTGTGGGTCACGCACCGTTCTCTCAGGTTGAGCAGATCATTCTCGGCCTTGACGAGTACATTGCAAACGAGTTCCGCCCCAAGAATCCGATGCTCGGTTATGATATCAAACTGATGGGTCTTCGTGAGATCAACACGATCACCATCACCGTTGCAGCAGCAATGGTCGACCGTTACTGCTCTGACATCACCGACTATGTTGAGATGAAGGCAAAGATGGAAGAGTCCTTCACTCAGGTTGCAAGAAAGTACACCGACCGGAAAGTAAAGATCGAGATCAACACCGCAGACATCATTAGAAAGAAGAGCACGTCTGTGTTCCTGACCGTCAACGGTACTTCTGCCGAGATGGGCGACGACGGATCTGTCGGACGCGGCAACCGCTGCAACGGTCTGATCACACCGAACAGACCGATGTCGATGGAGGCAACGTCTGGAAAGAACCCGATCAACCACATCGGTAAGATCTACAACCTGCTCTCCACCGAAATTGCCCGCGAGGCATGTCAGAAGGTTGATGGCATCGAGGAGATGTACGTCCGCCTGCTTTCCCAGATCGGTCACCCGATCGACTACCCGCTTGTTGCAAGCGTGCAGTGCATCACAAAACGCGGATACGACTTCAAGGAGTATCAGACCGAGGTTGAGGAGATCGTAAACCACCGCCTCGAAAACATCTCTGATATCACCCGCCTGGTAATCGACGGCAAGTTAAAGACCTTCTAA
- a CDS encoding ferritin has protein sequence MAVKKSGVYDAILKQINAEMYSAYLYLQFSADANAMKWNGAAAWLRTHASEEMMHAAKFYDYLIRKGVDVKFDAIEKPVTNAKDLYEIFKAVYGHEIKVTAMINKIMETAIAEKDYAAAAELQWFVTEQVEEEETVRDIVDMLEKAGKSPEALIFIDHQLGSKKE, from the coding sequence ATGGCAGTAAAAAAATCCGGTGTATACGATGCAATTCTCAAGCAGATCAATGCAGAGATGTACTCTGCATACCTGTACCTGCAGTTTTCCGCTGACGCGAATGCAATGAAGTGGAATGGTGCGGCAGCCTGGCTCCGTACCCATGCCAGCGAAGAGATGATGCATGCAGCAAAGTTCTATGACTACCTGATTCGCAAAGGTGTTGACGTCAAGTTTGATGCAATCGAAAAACCTGTAACAAACGCAAAAGATCTGTATGAGATCTTCAAAGCAGTCTATGGTCATGAGATCAAAGTCACTGCCATGATCAACAAAATTATGGAGACCGCAATTGCCGAAAAGGATTATGCTGCAGCTGCAGAACTCCAGTGGTTCGTGACCGAACAGGTGGAAGAGGAGGAAACCGTAAGAGATATTGTTGATATGCTTGAAAAAGCAGGCAAATCTCCTGAAGCACTGATCTTCATTGACCACCAGCTCGGATCCAAGAAAGAATAA
- the surE gene encoding 5'/3'-nucleotidase SurE, with the protein MRPKILLTNDDGVNSGGLWAAYEAMVSFAEVTVVAPAVQQSAVGRSISIFEPLRMNEMMINGRHAYSVEGRPTDALLLGLYGLDLKPDLVVSGVNLGENVSYESITTSGTVGAAMEAANQGVPSIAFSLQMSDQGNKFTDPRCHETDFSQAKEVVEKIVRMFLSTGLPKGCHLVNVNIPSCAVEGYEVTTLGTRLFDTYVEKRIDPRGKPYYWINGDVVYMPEPHSDVTALRNNRVSITPLTLDNTAFSACSELREMLSEQNF; encoded by the coding sequence ATGCGGCCGAAGATTCTTCTCACGAATGACGATGGCGTGAACTCGGGCGGCCTCTGGGCTGCGTATGAGGCGATGGTTTCGTTTGCGGAGGTGACGGTGGTTGCTCCTGCGGTTCAGCAGAGTGCTGTCGGGAGATCTATTTCGATTTTTGAGCCACTGCGGATGAATGAGATGATGATTAACGGCAGGCATGCGTACTCGGTTGAGGGAAGGCCGACGGATGCTCTGCTGCTTGGTCTGTATGGTCTTGATCTGAAGCCTGATTTGGTGGTGAGCGGTGTGAATTTAGGGGAGAATGTTTCGTATGAGTCGATTACGACGTCGGGGACAGTTGGTGCTGCGATGGAGGCGGCTAATCAGGGGGTTCCTTCGATTGCGTTTTCTCTGCAGATGAGTGATCAGGGAAATAAGTTCACGGATCCAAGGTGTCATGAGACGGATTTTTCGCAGGCAAAAGAGGTTGTGGAAAAAATTGTGCGAATGTTTCTTTCGACCGGTCTGCCGAAAGGCTGTCATCTGGTAAATGTGAATATTCCGTCGTGTGCTGTTGAGGGGTATGAGGTGACGACGCTTGGGACACGACTGTTTGATACGTATGTGGAAAAACGGATTGATCCGCGCGGCAAGCCGTATTACTGGATCAACGGGGATGTTGTGTATATGCCTGAGCCGCATTCGGATGTAACGGCTCTGCGAAACAATCGCGTTTCAATTACGCCGCTGACTTTAGATAACACGGCGTTCTCTGCATGCAGTGAGCTGCGTGAGATGCTTTCTGAGCAGAATTTTTAA
- a CDS encoding YigZ family protein, which yields MAVREVAVVRLDEKKSKFYAHLYEIDSVEDVAEIREVHDRLYKKAAHHCYAMVCGSASDSRADGEVGSPGRALAEVMERNNLGSHVLMVSRMFGGIKLGPAGVARAFREAGAGAVAEYMKTRKQL from the coding sequence ATGGCGGTCCGTGAGGTTGCTGTTGTCAGGCTCGATGAGAAGAAGTCGAAATTTTATGCGCATCTGTATGAGATAGACTCGGTTGAGGATGTTGCCGAAATCCGCGAGGTGCATGACCGGCTCTACAAGAAGGCTGCTCACCACTGTTATGCAATGGTCTGCGGGAGTGCGAGCGACAGCCGTGCGGACGGGGAGGTTGGGTCTCCGGGCCGGGCGCTTGCCGAGGTGATGGAGCGCAATAATCTTGGTTCGCATGTTTTAATGGTATCAAGGATGTTTGGCGGAATCAAGCTTGGTCCTGCGGGTGTTGCAAGAGCGTTTCGCGAGGCGGGCGCGGGCGCAGTTGCTGAGTACATGAAGACACGAAAGCAGTTATAG
- a CDS encoding DUF5591 domain-containing protein: MTHPPKDQNDLTEPPFYLPQFEAAYRYIIDEYVIAPRDMAIFIPCAVRKPYSTSPSHKLFHKMFREVFSDPAKYHVVIFGTCGTVPSELELMYPFAHYHYMLGNVKDQRIKDDFLRIETRRIVGYLEKTRGTYTKRIAYCIGIFRAAMEAAVAETGIAVEIYPTRPVIDKLYDADCPFPEGSLSMQEYLDEFSSALAAMRDA, from the coding sequence TTGACGCATCCCCCAAAGGACCAGAATGATCTGACCGAGCCGCCGTTTTATCTGCCCCAGTTTGAAGCAGCATACCGCTACATCATCGACGAGTATGTGATTGCACCCCGCGATATGGCGATCTTTATTCCCTGCGCTGTTAGAAAACCCTACAGCACAAGCCCAAGCCACAAACTGTTTCACAAAATGTTTCGCGAAGTATTTTCTGATCCTGCAAAGTATCATGTGGTGATATTTGGCACCTGCGGAACCGTTCCCTCAGAGCTTGAGCTGATGTACCCGTTTGCCCACTATCACTACATGCTTGGCAATGTAAAGGATCAGCGCATCAAAGATGATTTTCTGCGCATCGAGACACGGCGTATTGTCGGGTATCTGGAAAAAACGCGGGGCACCTACACCAAACGCATTGCCTACTGTATTGGAATATTTCGCGCTGCAATGGAGGCAGCGGTTGCCGAGACCGGAATTGCTGTTGAGATTTATCCGACGCGTCCGGTGATTGACAAGCTCTATGATGCTGACTGTCCGTTCCCTGAGGGAAGTCTGTCGATGCAGGAGTATCTTGATGAGTTTTCCTCCGCGCTTGCGGCGATGAGGGATGCGTGA
- a CDS encoding PspC domain-containing protein, with protein sequence MEKHLYRSASNRWIAGVCGGIAEFTGVPALLIRLLWIGLSVIALPVSLLIGILLYIAAIFLLPSSPVRAVQDPNVIDAEFEIKE encoded by the coding sequence ATGGAAAAACACCTCTACCGCTCTGCATCCAACCGCTGGATTGCAGGTGTCTGCGGAGGCATCGCAGAGTTTACCGGAGTGCCGGCACTGCTCATCCGGCTGCTGTGGATCGGACTGAGCGTTATCGCACTTCCGGTCTCTCTACTGATTGGTATTCTGCTCTATATCGCAGCAATATTTCTTCTTCCAAGCAGCCCGGTCCGGGCTGTTCAGGATCCAAACGTGATTGACGCAGAGTTTGAGATAAAGGAGTGA
- a CDS encoding flavin reductase family protein, which translates to MKRELAPYAVLPPCPVTVVCTYDSLDKPNGLAVSWTGIAVSDPPHVMIAVRPGRYSHAALCERKEFTMNIPSESQMREADYFGITSGRKTDKFADLGLTPVPAKHVHAPTIAEFPLSLECRVVSQQEIGTHSIFIAEILAVHADENILDEKDNIDVIAMRPISYDHAKFLYLGQGPVLGKAFSVGKELKK; encoded by the coding sequence ATGAAGCGTGAGCTCGCTCCCTATGCGGTTCTGCCGCCTTGTCCGGTGACGGTGGTCTGCACGTACGATTCCTTGGACAAGCCGAACGGTCTCGCGGTTTCGTGGACCGGCATTGCGGTGTCTGACCCGCCGCATGTGATGATAGCGGTTCGTCCGGGGCGTTACAGTCATGCAGCGCTGTGCGAACGAAAGGAGTTTACGATGAACATCCCGTCAGAGAGTCAGATGCGTGAAGCAGATTACTTCGGGATCACGAGCGGCAGAAAAACAGATAAGTTCGCAGACTTAGGTCTCACGCCGGTGCCGGCAAAGCATGTGCATGCGCCAACAATCGCTGAGTTCCCGCTGTCCCTCGAATGCCGGGTGGTGTCACAGCAGGAGATTGGCACGCACTCGATCTTCATCGCAGAAATTCTTGCGGTGCATGCTGATGAAAATATTCTTGATGAGAAGGACAACATCGATGTGATTGCAATGCGGCCGATCTCGTATGATCATGCGAAGTTTTTGTATCTGGGGCAGGGGCCGGTCCTCGGGAAGGCATTTTCGGTTGGGAAGGAACTGAAAAAATAA